The Aureimonas populi genome includes the window TCAGGCCGTAGCTCTCGCGCGCCGAGGAGATCATGCACACCTTGTTGCCGTAGACGAACGAGGTCATCGCCAGCGTGTATTGCGACGGCGCGTAACGCAGCTCGCGCTTCTCCTCCCTGCTCGACGGCCAGATCGGAATGATGTCCCGCTCCTGCGACCGGATCACCCGCAGCCATATGCCCCGCCGCGCCCTTTCGGCCAGATAGCCGCCGATCTCGTCCAGTCCCGGCTCCGCCATCAGCTCCCTCATGGACAGCGTCGCGCGCAGCACCGTTTCCTCGCCGGCCAGGGTGTCCCACAGGGCAGCCCTGATCCCCTCCGGGCCGGGGTGGAAGCGCACGTTCGGCTGTCCGCTTTCGTGATGATACATCGAGCGCAGCACCGGCATCACCTCGTCGAGCATCTGGCGACGCGCCTCCAGCCTCTCGAGCAGGATGCTCGGGTCGCGCGCGACCACGAAGCGGCGCCGGCCCTCGTCCACGAACTTGACCAGCCCCTCCTCCTCCAGCTTCGCCAGCGCGTCATGGGCGGTGGTGCGGGCGAGACCCGCGCGGGCCGCGATCTCGGCGACGGACGCACCGCCGAGGCTGATCGCCGTCAGGTAGAGCTTGTAGAGCGTGCCGGTGATCCCAACGCGGGCAAGCTTGTCCTCAAGATTCACGATCGATCTTCCTTCCTGCTCGCGGACGGGCATGTCCCAATTCGCCGGAGTTATCAATGTCGGTTTCTTCCGACAAATGTCAAAATCGGCATCTCATTAATTAGGCATATTCCGCCGATATAGCGCCAAAAAAACAGACAATATGGAATTTACGTTCGAAAATTCCCCGATAATGTAACAAAATTCTGAATTACAAAATGTCGATATATGCCGACATTTTGCTCTTGCTGTAGTGCGGCATGTTGAGGATGATCAGGGCGCGCCGAGGAGGCGATCTCCTTGCGCACAATCGTGAAGCTTACAGGCATAACGAGAGGTTGCCATGTCAAAGGGCATCGGAACACCTGTCCTGCCGGGTGGCGCCGGCCGAACGGCCTGGCCGGCGGGGGCGCGAATGCTGAACGGAAGGGCCGCCCGGGGGGCGATCGGCCTCTTCGCCTTCTTCGCCGTCTGGCAGGGCCTGACAAGCTCCGGGATCGTCGATGGCTTCCTTCTGCCCTCACCCTTCGCGGTCGCGGGCGCCCTGTGGCAGATGGCCCTCGACGGATCCTTGTGGGTCCATCTCGGCGCCAGCCTCCAGCGTGTCGCGGTCGGCTTCCTTCTGGCGTGCATCGTCGGGCTGGCGCTGGGCTTGCTCTGCGGTTGGTGGCGGGCGTTCTCGGACTATATCCGCCCGGTGGTCGAGGCGCTCCGGCCCATCCCGCCGCTGGCCTGGATTCCCATCACCATCCTGTGGTTCGGTCTCGGGGATGCCGCCTCCTACTTCCTGGTTTTCCTCGGAGCGGTGTTTCCCGCTTTCCTGGCCACTTACACCGCGGTGAGGGGACTGGATCGCAACCAGATGAACGCCGCCCTGTGCCTGGGCGCCGGCCCCTGGCAGTTGCTGCGGGACGTGCTGATCCCCGCTTCCCTCCCTATCATTCTGCCGGGCCTGCGTATCGCTCTGGGCATCGGCTGGATGTGTGTCGTGACGGCCGAGCTGATCGCCGCCCAGACGGGCCTCGGCTACCTGATCCAGCAATCGCGCATGCTGTTCCAGATCAACAACGTCGTAGCCGGCATGGTGACGATCGGCCTCGTCGGCTTCGCCATGTCCGCCCTTCTCGAACAGGTCGAGCGCCGGGTGAACGCCTGGGCGCCCTCCGAGCGTCTTTGAGGTAGCGACATGAACAGCGCCGTGACTTCCATCGTCCCCGTCGCCGGGCGGGGCCCCGGTCCCATCGAGGGTCCCGTCCAGATCAGCATCCAGAACGTCGGCAAGATCTATGGCGACCCCAACGCCGAGAGCGCGGTCGTTGCCCTCGACGGGGTGACGCTCGGTGTGCGGCGCGGGGAGTTCATTTCCCTGCTCGGCCCCTCGGGATGTGGAAAGTCCACGCTTCTGGGCATCGTCGCCGGCTTCCAGCCGGCCTCGAGCGGGCAGGTTCTCCAGGATGGGCGGCCGATCACCAGGCCCGGCCCCACGCGAACCGTCGTCTTCCAGGACTACGCCCTGTTCGGGTGGATGACGATCCAGGCGAACATCGAGTTCGGCCTCAAGGCGAAGGGCCTGTCGAAGCGCGAGCGCGGCGAGGTTGCCCGGTCTCTGATCGATACCGTCCGGTTGACGGGTTTCGAGGACAAGTACCCTCACGAGGTGTCTGGCGGCATGAAGCAGCGCGCGGCCATCGCCAGGGCGCTGGCGCCCGATCCCGACATTCTCCTGATGGATGAGCCCTTCGGCGCCCTCGATGCGCAGACCCGTGTTCTCCTGCAGGAGGAAATCGCCCGCATCTCATCGGAGGCGGGAAAGACCGTCCTCTTCGTCACCCACGGCATCGAGGAAGCGGTCTTCCTCGCCGACCGCGTGGTGGTCATGAGCCCGCGGCCGGGACGGGTGCGCGAGGAAGTGGCCGTCCCGCTTCCCCGGCCGCGCACCGCTGAAATGAGATCCGACCCCTGGTTCGTCTCCACCGTCAACGAACTGTGGGAGACGCTGAAACCTGAATGGCAGAAAGGAGAACAGGAATGACGATGAACATGTCGCGTCGTCGGTTCGGCCAGTTGGCCGCCGGCCTTGCCGCTTCCGCCCCGCTGATGACCCCCGCGATCCTGCGCGCGCAGGAGGGCGATCTGGTGCGGATGTGCTGGTTCAACACCACCACGGTTTCGGCCCAGATCGCCCACGTCCTCATGCGGACCGACATCGCCGCCCGCAACGGGCTGCGCGTGGAGATGCTGCAACTGAACGCCTCTCCGGCGATCAACGAGGCCCTCGTGTCGGGCGCGGGCGATATCGGCACCCTGTCGGACTTCGCGGCTGTCACCACCATGGCCGTCGGGGCGCCCGTGACCACCGTCTCGTCCCAGGCCCGGTTCCGCTCGGCCATTCTTGCGACCACCAATTCCGGCATCACGCAACTCTCGGACCTGAAGGGCAGGCAGGTCTACGGCACCTTCGGGATCACAGCGTTCCAGAACGCCCAGGAGGCGGTGCAGAGCGTGGGGCTGGCGCCGGGGCGGGATGTCGATTTCGTCAATATCGGCCCGGCGGAACTGGCCGACGCCGTCGGTTCGCAGAGGATCGACGCCTTCTTCACCTACGATCCCTTCGTGACCTTCTTCGAGGATGCGGGCTTTGCCAGCGTCGTCTCGCAGAACCTGACGCCGGTCATCGTCCTGACCGCGCGCAGCGAATTCGTCGACGAGCGCCCCGACGTTTTGAAGCGCTTCCTGAGGGCGAACTCCGAGGCGCTGTTCTTCGCCAGCCAGAATCACGACCTCGCCAATGGCTGGTTCCGTTCGCTCGAGCCGGCCAAGAACATTCCCGAGCATGTCCTCCAGACGGCGTCGAGCTACGATCCGGCCTGGAGCGCACAGTCCTTCACCGACGTCAGGGCGGCGCTCTCGGGCGAACAGATCGACCAGATGCAGACCCTTGCCGACTGGGGTGCTGAAGCCAGTCTTCTTCCCCGCGCGCCCGAGGTCTCGCAGTTCGTCAACACGGCGATCGCCGAGCAGGTGGATGCCGAGGCGGCCACGAGAGGCTTCGATCCTTCGACCGTGACGATCACCGGCTAGCAGTCGAGGCGCGCCGGTCCTCTGCCGGGAGCGCGCAGGAACCTGCCGGCGCGCCGCAGGCGTGTCCTTGCTGCGACGATGAGGGCTGGAAACGTAGGGGATGCGGGACGCATGCTGGGGAAGAATGGGGCGCGGACCACGCCGGCGTCCGGCGGGCACGAGCAGGCGGAACAGGCCGGGCGACAGGCGCAGGCGAGCGCCGGGCCAACGCGTCACTTCGACTTTTCCTCCCTTTCCGGCCCGGAGCGCTACCGGCTGCTGACCTCGTCCATCATGCCGCGGCCCATCGCCTGGGTTGTGACCTGTGCGGCCGATGGGGGGATGAATGCCGCTCCTTATTCGTTCTTCAACGTCTTCGGGGCCGATCCGCCGGTGCTGGCCATCGGCATTCTTCCCGGTCCCTGCGGTCGCAAGGACACTGCCGCCAACATCCTGGCAACGCGCGAATTCGTCGTCAATCTCGTGCCTTTCGCGTTGGCGCGGGAGATGAGCGCGACCAGCGTCGAGGCGCCCCCGGAGGTGGACGAACTGGCGCTGGCCGACCTTGCCACGCTGCCGAGCTTGGCCGTCCGACCCCCGCGCATCGCCTTGTCGCCCGTCACCTTCGAGTGCCGGCTGACCCATGGCCTGGAGACCGGCACCGACCAGTTCCTGATGGTCGGCGAGGTGCTGCACGCCCATTTCGCGCAAGGCGTCCTCACCGGGAATCCGGACCGGCCGCGCATCGACGCTGCGGCACTGGACCTCGTCGGCAGGATGCACGGGCCGGCGACCTATGCCCGTACGAGAGAGACTTTCGAGATGGCCCGGCCCGCATGGCGCGACAGCGCGGAGACGCAGGGCAGGGTGGATAAAGAGGACGATTGAAATGACGAAGATAAAGGTCGCGGCGGTGCAGGCTGCCACGGTTCCCTTCGACGCAGCCGCCGCCACGGAGCGCACCGTCGCCCTGATCGGCGAGGCGGCGGCTGCCGGCGCCGTGGTGGCCGTCTTCCCCGAGGCGTTCATCGGCGGCTATCCCAAGGGCCTCGACTTCGGTTGCTGCATCGGCCGGCGAACGAGCGAGGGGCGCGCCGACTTCGCTCGCTATGTGCGGGGGGCCATTTGCGTGCCGGGACCGGAAGTCGATGAACTCGTCGCGGCCTGCGCGCGTCATGGGCTATACGCCGTGGTCGGCATCATCGAGCGTGATGGCGGCACCCTCTACTGCACGGCCCTGTACCTCTCGCCGGCTGGCCTCCTGGGCACCCATCGCAAGGTCATGCCCACCGGTGCGGAGCGGCTCGTATGGGGGTTCGGCGACGGATCGACCCTGACCGTGGTGGACACGCCGCATGGGCGGCTGGGCGGCGCAATCTGCTGGGAGCATTACATGCCGCTCATGCGAGCGGCCTATTACAGCAAGGGCGTCCAGCTCTGGGCCGCCCCGACGGCCGACGATCGCGAAAGCTGGGTCGCCACCATGCGCCACGTTGCGATGGAGGGGCGGTGCTTCGTGATCGGCGCATGCCAGGTCATGCGGCGGTCGGACTACCCGGACGATTACGCAAGCCGGATCGAGGTGGCGCCGGACGACTGGCTCATGCGCGGGCGCTCGGTCATCGTCGGCCCCCTCGGCGACATTCTGGCAGGCCCGCTCCTCGATGAGGAAGGCATTCTCACCGCCGAGATCGATCTCGACGAACTGATCGGCGCACGGCTGGATTTCGATCCCGTGGGGCATTACGCGCGGCCCGACATCTTCAGGCTGACGGTCAACGAAGCGAGCTGCTCGCCGGTCGTGTCATCCGGTCGCCGCGATATCGCTGCGGAGCGCGGGCCAACGAGCCAGCCGCAGCTCTGAACCCGTTCGCGTGTCGCCGTCCCAAGCCTTGCCGGGGATGCTTCCATGAGGCGCTCTTTCAGGAGTCCCGGGCCCGGAGAGCCCGTCGAAGGAGGCGTTTCATGGCGAAAGCTCCTTGCGAAGGGCTTCCATGAACATTTGCGTGCGGACCGGAAGGAGCCTTCGGCCCGGTATGATGGCCCATATGGGAATGCGGGCCTGATGCCAGTCCGTCAGGATTCTGACCAGGGAACCGGATCGCACCATCTCCGCGACGAGATGGTTGGCCAGCGGCGCGATGCCGGCGCCGTTCATCGCCATGTGCATCAGCACGCCGGGTGAGTTGGCGGTGACACGGCCCTGCGCGACCCCCTCCCAGCTTTCCGTTCCGGATGCGAGCTTCCAGCCGGGCGCCTCCCCGATCCGCTGGGTGAGGTGCAGGGCCTCGTGGAAGACGAGATCCTCCGGGCGCGACGGCGTTCCGCGGCTCTCCAGATAGCCCGGTGACGCATAGAGGCCCATCTCGATCGTGCCGATCCGCCTGGCGGCAAGGGTGGCGTCGTCCTGGAGGTCTCCGATGCGGACCGCCAGGTCGAAGTTCTCCGTGATCGGATCGACGCGACGCCGCGAGACGTCGATGTCGACGGAGAGCTTCGGATAGGTCGCCATGAAGCGTGTGATCAACGAAGCCAGCATGTCGGCCGTGAAGTCCGTCGGGATGGATATCCTCAATCGGCCGCGCGGTTCGGACGTTCCCGTCTGGACGAGATGGCCCGTCGCCTCCACCTCCGCCGCCACCTGCCTCGCATGGATGAGAACCGCGCCGCCGAGGTCTGTGAGGGCGATCGTGCGGGTGGTCCGGTGCAGGAGCTTCTCGCCGAGACGGCTTTCCAGAACCATGATGCGCCTGGAAATCGTGGAATGGGGAATCCGCAGACGCTCGGCGGCTTTCTTGAAGCTCCCCTCCTGCGCCACGAAGGAGAACATGATCAGGTCGTTCGGATCGATGCCTTCCATTCTTCCTTCCAGTGAACCGCTGTCGGCGCGCAGCCTGAACTCACTGATTATATCATATGCGGGATTCTGAAACCCGATATCGGGTCTTTATGCCAATCTACATCAGAGTACATTCTCCTCATCGGCAGCCTGTCGCTGCCTTGCAAGTTGGAGAATCTACCATGTCCGGCACCAAATCCCGCAGAAGCCATCTCCTCGCCACCGCCCTCGCCGCCACGCTCTCCGTCGCCGCCTATGCCGGCGCGGCGTCCGGTGCCGCTGCGCAGACCAGCAGCGCCGAGGCCCAGTCGGCGGCGTCCCTGGCCGTGGTCATGGACTTCCTGTCCAACACCGCGCCCGACAAGGTGGAGGCGGCTGCCGAAAGGCTGGTGGCGCCCGACGCGACCTATGTCTCGCTCAACTTCGAAAACCCGGAACTGAAGAAGATCCTGCCCTGGGCGGGTACCGATCAGGGGCCGAAGGCCTATAGCGGCACTTTCCTGCGAGTGGCCGATTACTGGAACATCGAGGACTTCACCGTTACCGATCAGATCGCCTCGGGTGAGGATGTCGCCATCTTCGGCAAGTTCACCTACCGTTCCGTCACCCTCGGCCATGTCTTCACCTCGCCCTTCTCGATCCATGCGAAGGTGCGCGACGGCAAGATGACCTACTTCCAGTTCATGGAAGACACCTATGCCTCCGCCGGATCGTTCCGCCAGTCCGGCTCGTGGACGGTGAAGACCACCGAGGATTCGGCACCGCTCGAGGTCGGCGCGGAGTAATCGACCCTCGACCGTCGGCCCTGGCGTTGGCCCCTTCGGGGCCTCCGCCCGGGCATGGGTCGACATCCTGCGCGCCACCCTCGACGCTGACCGCCCGGCGGCGAGCCATGGCCCGCCGGATATTGCCAGCCCATGGCTGCGAGCGTCCCCGGCGCTCAGATCATGCCGCCATTGGCGCGCAGCACCTGGCCGTTGATCCAGCCGCCATCCGGGCCGGTCAGGAAGGACACGGCGGCGGCGATGTCCTCGAGCGTGCCAAGGCGTTCGAGCGGGCTCATTTTGGCCATGCGCTCGACCAGCTCGGGCGACTTGCCGTCGAGGAACAATGCGGTCGCGGTCGGCCCCGGCGCCACGGCGTTGATGGTGATGCCGCGGCCTCGCAACTCCTTGGCCAGGATACCGGTCAGCGCCTCGACCGCGGCCTTGGTCGCGGCATAGATGCCGCAGGTCTCCAGCTTCAGCCCGACGACGCTGGTGGAGAGGTTGACGATCCGCCCGCCGTCCTGAAGCCGCCGGGCCGCCTCGCGCAGCGTGTTGACCGTGCCCTTGAGGTTGATGGCGATCTGGCTGTCGACCAGCGCGTCGTCCGACTGCGCCATCGGGGCCAGCCTCATGATCCCGGCATTGTTGACCAGGATGTCGATGCCGCCGAAGGCCGCCTCGGCGCTGTCGAACATCCGAGCCACGGCGGCCGCATCGCCGACATCGGCCTGATGGGCCGTCGCCTGACCGCCCGAACGGACGATATCGGCGGCCAGTTCCTCGGCGGCGGCGACAGAGCCGGCGTAGTTGACGATGACGCGATGGCCATCGGCGGCGAGGCGGCGCGGATGGGCCTCGGGCTGATCCAGATTCCGCGCTACCACGCCGAGGCGCTCTGGCGTCTGGTGATCTGGTCGAGATCCTGCCCCATTGTCCGCCATCGCCGACGCCGGTCTCGCTGCTCTACCCCAGGAACCGGCAGCTCTCGCCACGGGTGCGGGTGTTCATGGACTGGCTGAGGGCCCAGATGCCCGCCCAAGCCCGCAGCAGCGCATCGGCCTGACCGGGCCGGGGGATTCACGTGAAACGGCCGTCCGCGGGCGGTCCCCTGGGGCGGAAGCCCTGCGGCATCAGTTCGGGGATGTGCTGGAAAACCTTGGATGAAGCGCAAGGCATCAAAGCCTTGCGTATCGGCGCGGTCTGGCGCCAATCTTCTGAGAGCGCGATGCCCGGACATTTCCCGGCCGGCGATCCCATCCAGGCAAAGGAGCCCTCCATGCGCTACCGTTCCCTCGGCCCGAGCGGGCTTCTCGTTTCCGAGCTTTGCCTCGGCACCATGACCTTCGGCGGCAGCGAGGGCATGTGGGGCCAGATCGGCCGGTTGCGGCAGGACGAGGCCGATACGCTGGTCAAGACCGCCGTCGATGCCGGCATCAACTTCATCGACACCGCCAATGTCTATGCCGGCGGGGAAAGCGAGCGCATTCTCGGCCAGTCGATCCGCAATCTGGGGCTGGCCCGCCAGGATCTGGTGGTCGCCACCAAGGTGCTCGGCCCCATGGGCGAGGGGCCCAACGCGCGCGGCGCCTCGCGCTACCATATCCTCGAACAGGCCAAGGCCAGCTTGCAGCGGTTGCAGCTCGACCATATCGACCTTTACCAGATCCACGGCTTCGATCCGCTGACGCCGCTCGCCGAAACGCTGGAGGCGCTGGATACGCTCGTGCGGCACGGCCATGTCCGCTATGTCGGCCTCTCCAACTGGGCGGCCTGGCAGATCGTCAAGGCGGTGGGCATCGCGGAGGCGCGCAGGCTTGCGCCGATCATCTCCCTTCAAGCCCATTACACGCTCGTCGGGCGTGATCTGGAGCGCGAGATCGTGCCCATGCTGAAGTCCGAGAAGATCGGGCTGATGGTGTGGAGCCCGCTGGCCGGCGGCTTCCTCTCCGGCAAGTACAGCGGCGGCAGCACCGCCAATGCCGAGGGCCGGCGCGCGAGCTTCGATTTCCCGCCCGTCGACATGGAGCGCGGAGACGCGGCCATCGAGGCAATGCGCGCCATTTCGCAGGCCAAGGGCTGCTCCGTCGCGCAGGTGGCGCTCGCTTGGCTGCTGCACCAGGAGGTCGTGACAAGCGTCATCGTGGGCGCCAGGCGGGTCGAGCAGCTCGAGGACAACATCGCCTCCACGCAGGTGCAACTCTCGCGTGAGGATCTGGACGCGCTCGACGCCGTCACGAGGCTTCCGGCCGAATATCCGGGCTGGATGCTGGAACGCCAGGCGCAGTACCGCGCCCCGTTCCTGACGCCGCCGGGGAGGTGAGGCCGGGCGGCCGGCCCTGTCGCGCTGCGTTCAGCCGGGGAGGGCGTAGGGGTTGAAGCCCGTCCTGCCGTAGCCCTCTGCCGTGGCCGCCTCGTCCAGCGCGAGGCTGGCGAGGTCGTCCGCCACCACCTCCGCCTCGGGGTCCCGCTCCTGCGAGACGACCTTGAGATAGCCCCCGCAATGTCCGCAGCTTTCGGCGCGCACCACGGCCTCGGGCGATTCGAAGCTCAGATAGTCGAGCTGCCCGGCATCGCCGCAACTGGAGCACTTGGCGCGGACCATGTGCCATTCGCATTCGCACAGGGCGCAGTGCAGATAGCGCAGCCCCTGCCGGTCGCCCGTGTGGATCAAGCTCGCGACCGGCGCCGTGCCGCAGATCGGGCATTGCGCATGTTCCTGCGGGCCGGACGCCCGCAGCGGCGCCGCGCGGGCGGCGAGCGCCACCTCCAGCGAGAGCGCCGCCCACAGGAAGGGCGCGATGGCGGCCGGCACCGCTTCGAAGCGCCCCTCGGCCAGAGCCAGGCCGAAGCCGATGCGCGCCGGCAGCGGCAGGGCGGCAAGCTCGCCCAGATGCGGCGCGACCGGCCCGGGAGCAACGGATGCCAGGTGTTCGAGCAGCGTGTCGAGGTGACGTGACCAGTGCCCCTCGCGCGCGATGGCCGCCGGCTCCACGCCGGTGCGCTCGCGCGCCTCGCTCCCGGCGATCCCGGCCTGCGCCTGCGCTGTCGCGGCGGCAAGGCGCAGATAGTCGGCCAGTTCGTGCCCCTCGGCCAGCGCCCTCAGGCGCTGCGCGCGGGCGATGTAGAGACTGGCCAGATCCGGGCGCAGCACGGGGTCGAAATGGCGGGAGGCGGCTTCCGGCGGGACCGAGGAGCGCAGGGCGGGCGGCTGGCTCATGTCTCGCTGCCCTTCGCCCGGGCTTCCTTGGCCGCCAGCTCGTCATACCAGCGGTCGTGATGCTGATGCACCCATCGGCGGGAGACATAGCCCGTCACCATGCCCTTGATCGAGCCGCGCACCCAGATCGCCAGATAGATGTGCCCGAGGATCAGGAGGATCAGCCCGATGCCGGCGACCGAATGCGCCAGGATCGCCAGGCGCAGCACGGGGATGGAGAAAAGATGCGAGAAATGGGCCCGCCACATGACGATGCCGGAGAGCATGAGAACGATGATGGACAGCATGATCAGCCAGAAGAGAACCTTCTGGCCGGCATTGTACTTGCCGATCCGCAGGGGCTGCGCGTGATCGTTCAGGAGCACGCCCTTGACGTTGCGAAACCAGATCGCGTCCGTGCGGGCGGGCAGATTGTACTTCACGAAGCGCACGAACATGTAGCAAAGGCCGGCGAACACGGCGATGCCGAGGAAGGGATGCAACATGCGCGCCATCTGCGGCGTGCCCAGAAACCCGCTCAGCCACGAGAAGGACGGGTAGAACCAGGACAGGCCGGAGGTGGCCGCCAGGAAGAAGCAGATCACGATCGCCCAGTGGCAGAGCCGCTCAGAGAACTTCGTGCGCAGAATCCTGTCCTGCCCGCCTTTCGAAGAATGTGCCATCTGCGCTCCTTCCTCAGCCCCGCCCGTCCGGGAACGGGCCGTCCTCGTCCGTGGTGTTGGGGCCGACGCCCACGAAATGCGCCACCATGCCGGCCACGGCCGCGGCGCCCGCCACCGCCGCCACGGGCTTCAGCACGTCCTTCCAGCCCGCGACGACCGGGCTGATCTTCGGGTCCTTCGGCAGGCCCGCATAGCGCTGCGGGTCGTCGGCATGTTGCAGCACATACATCACATGCGTGCCGCCGACGCCCTCCGGGTCGTAGAGGCCGGCATTCTCGTAGCCGCGCTCGTTCAGCTCGCTCACGCGGGTCGCGGCAAGGTCCTTCATCTCCTCCTTGGAGCCGAAGGCGATGGCGCCGGTCGGGCAGGTCTTGGCGCAGGCGGGAGACTGGCCCACGGCCAGCCGGTCCGAGCACAGCGTGCACTTGTAGGCCTTGTGGTCCTTCTGCGAGATGCGCGGGATGTTGAACGGGCAGCCGGCCACGCAATAGCCACAGCCGATGCAATGGTCGCTCTGGAAGTCCACCACGCCGTTGGCGTATTGCACGATGGCGCCGGGCACCGGGCAGGCCTTGAGGCAGCCGGGGTCCGCGCAATGCATGCAGCCGTCCT containing:
- a CDS encoding TrmB family transcriptional regulator, which translates into the protein MNLEDKLARVGITGTLYKLYLTAISLGGASVAEIAARAGLARTTAHDALAKLEEEGLVKFVDEGRRRFVVARDPSILLERLEARRQMLDEVMPVLRSMYHHESGQPNVRFHPGPEGIRAALWDTLAGEETVLRATLSMRELMAEPGLDEIGGYLAERARRGIWLRVIRSQERDIIPIWPSSREEKRELRYAPSQYTLAMTSFVYGNKVCMISSARESYGLIIDSAEFAVFQAAMFDAMWSMSTPTHPEP
- a CDS encoding ABC transporter permease, which gives rise to MLNGRAARGAIGLFAFFAVWQGLTSSGIVDGFLLPSPFAVAGALWQMALDGSLWVHLGASLQRVAVGFLLACIVGLALGLLCGWWRAFSDYIRPVVEALRPIPPLAWIPITILWFGLGDAASYFLVFLGAVFPAFLATYTAVRGLDRNQMNAALCLGAGPWQLLRDVLIPASLPIILPGLRIALGIGWMCVVTAELIAAQTGLGYLIQQSRMLFQINNVVAGMVTIGLVGFAMSALLEQVERRVNAWAPSERL
- a CDS encoding ABC transporter ATP-binding protein, whose protein sequence is MNSAVTSIVPVAGRGPGPIEGPVQISIQNVGKIYGDPNAESAVVALDGVTLGVRRGEFISLLGPSGCGKSTLLGIVAGFQPASSGQVLQDGRPITRPGPTRTVVFQDYALFGWMTIQANIEFGLKAKGLSKRERGEVARSLIDTVRLTGFEDKYPHEVSGGMKQRAAIARALAPDPDILLMDEPFGALDAQTRVLLQEEIARISSEAGKTVLFVTHGIEEAVFLADRVVVMSPRPGRVREEVAVPLPRPRTAEMRSDPWFVSTVNELWETLKPEWQKGEQE
- a CDS encoding ABC transporter substrate-binding protein; its protein translation is MTMNMSRRRFGQLAAGLAASAPLMTPAILRAQEGDLVRMCWFNTTTVSAQIAHVLMRTDIAARNGLRVEMLQLNASPAINEALVSGAGDIGTLSDFAAVTTMAVGAPVTTVSSQARFRSAILATTNSGITQLSDLKGRQVYGTFGITAFQNAQEAVQSVGLAPGRDVDFVNIGPAELADAVGSQRIDAFFTYDPFVTFFEDAGFASVVSQNLTPVIVLTARSEFVDERPDVLKRFLRANSEALFFASQNHDLANGWFRSLEPAKNIPEHVLQTASSYDPAWSAQSFTDVRAALSGEQIDQMQTLADWGAEASLLPRAPEVSQFVNTAIAEQVDAEAATRGFDPSTVTITG
- a CDS encoding flavin reductase family protein; this encodes MLGKNGARTTPASGGHEQAEQAGRQAQASAGPTRHFDFSSLSGPERYRLLTSSIMPRPIAWVVTCAADGGMNAAPYSFFNVFGADPPVLAIGILPGPCGRKDTAANILATREFVVNLVPFALAREMSATSVEAPPEVDELALADLATLPSLAVRPPRIALSPVTFECRLTHGLETGTDQFLMVGEVLHAHFAQGVLTGNPDRPRIDAAALDLVGRMHGPATYARTRETFEMARPAWRDSAETQGRVDKEDD
- a CDS encoding carbon-nitrogen hydrolase family protein, whose translation is MTKIKVAAVQAATVPFDAAAATERTVALIGEAAAAGAVVAVFPEAFIGGYPKGLDFGCCIGRRTSEGRADFARYVRGAICVPGPEVDELVAACARHGLYAVVGIIERDGGTLYCTALYLSPAGLLGTHRKVMPTGAERLVWGFGDGSTLTVVDTPHGRLGGAICWEHYMPLMRAAYYSKGVQLWAAPTADDRESWVATMRHVAMEGRCFVIGACQVMRRSDYPDDYASRIEVAPDDWLMRGRSVIVGPLGDILAGPLLDEEGILTAEIDLDELIGARLDFDPVGHYARPDIFRLTVNEASCSPVVSSGRRDIAAERGPTSQPQL
- a CDS encoding LysR family transcriptional regulator, whose translation is MEGIDPNDLIMFSFVAQEGSFKKAAERLRIPHSTISRRIMVLESRLGEKLLHRTTRTIALTDLGGAVLIHARQVAAEVEATGHLVQTGTSEPRGRLRISIPTDFTADMLASLITRFMATYPKLSVDIDVSRRRVDPITENFDLAVRIGDLQDDATLAARRIGTIEMGLYASPGYLESRGTPSRPEDLVFHEALHLTQRIGEAPGWKLASGTESWEGVAQGRVTANSPGVLMHMAMNGAGIAPLANHLVAEMVRSGSLVRILTDWHQARIPIWAIIPGRRLLPVRTQMFMEALRKELSP
- a CDS encoding nuclear transport factor 2 family protein encodes the protein MSGTKSRRSHLLATALAATLSVAAYAGAASGAAAQTSSAEAQSAASLAVVMDFLSNTAPDKVEAAAERLVAPDATYVSLNFENPELKKILPWAGTDQGPKAYSGTFLRVADYWNIEDFTVTDQIASGEDVAIFGKFTYRSVTLGHVFTSPFSIHAKVRDGKMTYFQFMEDTYASAGSFRQSGSWTVKTTEDSAPLEVGAE
- a CDS encoding SDR family oxidoreductase is translated as MVARNLDQPEAHPRRLAADGHRVIVNYAGSVAAAEELAADIVRSGGQATAHQADVGDAAAVARMFDSAEAAFGGIDILVNNAGIMRLAPMAQSDDALVDSQIAINLKGTVNTLREAARRLQDGGRIVNLSTSVVGLKLETCGIYAATKAAVEALTGILAKELRGRGITINAVAPGPTATALFLDGKSPELVERMAKMSPLERLGTLEDIAAAVSFLTGPDGGWINGQVLRANGGMI
- a CDS encoding aldo/keto reductase, whose amino-acid sequence is MRYRSLGPSGLLVSELCLGTMTFGGSEGMWGQIGRLRQDEADTLVKTAVDAGINFIDTANVYAGGESERILGQSIRNLGLARQDLVVATKVLGPMGEGPNARGASRYHILEQAKASLQRLQLDHIDLYQIHGFDPLTPLAETLEALDTLVRHGHVRYVGLSNWAAWQIVKAVGIAEARRLAPIISLQAHYTLVGRDLEREIVPMLKSEKIGLMVWSPLAGGFLSGKYSGGSTANAEGRRASFDFPPVDMERGDAAIEAMRAISQAKGCSVAQVALAWLLHQEVVTSVIVGARRVEQLEDNIASTQVQLSREDLDALDAVTRLPAEYPGWMLERQAQYRAPFLTPPGR
- the fdhE gene encoding formate dehydrogenase accessory protein FdhE produces the protein MSQPPALRSSVPPEAASRHFDPVLRPDLASLYIARAQRLRALAEGHELADYLRLAAATAQAQAGIAGSEARERTGVEPAAIAREGHWSRHLDTLLEHLASVAPGPVAPHLGELAALPLPARIGFGLALAEGRFEAVPAAIAPFLWAALSLEVALAARAAPLRASGPQEHAQCPICGTAPVASLIHTGDRQGLRYLHCALCECEWHMVRAKCSSCGDAGQLDYLSFESPEAVVRAESCGHCGGYLKVVSQERDPEAEVVADDLASLALDEAATAEGYGRTGFNPYALPG
- a CDS encoding formate dehydrogenase subunit gamma; protein product: MAHSSKGGQDRILRTKFSERLCHWAIVICFFLAATSGLSWFYPSFSWLSGFLGTPQMARMLHPFLGIAVFAGLCYMFVRFVKYNLPARTDAIWFRNVKGVLLNDHAQPLRIGKYNAGQKVLFWLIMLSIIVLMLSGIVMWRAHFSHLFSIPVLRLAILAHSVAGIGLILLILGHIYLAIWVRGSIKGMVTGYVSRRWVHQHHDRWYDELAAKEARAKGSET